One genomic region from Marinobacter szutsaonensis encodes:
- a CDS encoding formate dehydrogenase subunit gamma: protein MNKNLLGAAALVLATLLFNPAWAQEAQTVDRTATGGAQTLEDIMRRQEQLKIDESFRSENLGDPANAAPISGQLGTLGGRSDADVWRSIRYNKIDPTIQSPGPANTVMIQDEGIAWYKLREGPVITYGGSALLGIIVLLVIFYFVRGRIMIDGGPAGTTIERFKPIERFGHWLLAGSFIALALTGLLTLMGRSFLIPVIGKDAFATLAVGSKWLHNNVAWAFMLGLVMTFVMWVVHNIPNKLDWQWIKAGGGIFTKGHPSAKKFNAGQKIIFWTVMILGVSVSLSGLSLLFPFQMPMFADTFGVINSVLGTSLPTDLAPHEEMQYANIWHSIVAFVMMLAIIAHIYIGSVGMEGAFDAMGNGQVDLEWARQHHDLWVAEVEAKEGKGGSS from the coding sequence ATGAACAAAAACCTATTGGGTGCCGCCGCCCTGGTGCTGGCGACACTGCTGTTCAATCCTGCCTGGGCGCAAGAGGCCCAGACGGTCGACCGAACAGCAACCGGGGGTGCCCAGACCCTCGAAGATATCATGCGCCGTCAGGAGCAGTTGAAGATCGACGAATCCTTTCGGTCTGAAAACCTGGGCGATCCCGCCAATGCGGCTCCGATAAGTGGACAGCTGGGTACGCTGGGTGGGCGCTCTGACGCCGATGTCTGGCGCTCTATCCGCTATAACAAGATTGATCCCACCATTCAGTCCCCCGGCCCCGCCAATACCGTCATGATCCAGGATGAAGGCATCGCCTGGTACAAGTTGCGGGAAGGTCCGGTCATCACCTACGGTGGCAGCGCCCTGTTGGGCATCATCGTACTGCTCGTGATTTTCTACTTCGTTCGCGGCAGGATCATGATCGATGGCGGCCCTGCAGGCACGACCATTGAACGATTCAAGCCCATAGAACGCTTTGGTCACTGGTTGCTAGCGGGCTCCTTTATCGCTCTGGCTCTGACAGGGTTGCTAACGTTGATGGGGCGAAGTTTCCTGATTCCTGTAATCGGAAAAGATGCTTTCGCTACCCTGGCGGTTGGCTCCAAATGGCTTCATAACAACGTGGCCTGGGCCTTTATGCTGGGGCTTGTGATGACGTTTGTCATGTGGGTAGTGCATAACATCCCCAACAAGCTGGACTGGCAGTGGATCAAGGCGGGGGGAGGTATCTTTACCAAGGGCCACCCCTCCGCGAAGAAATTCAACGCGGGCCAGAAGATCATTTTCTGGACGGTCATGATATTGGGCGTCTCTGTCTCCCTGTCCGGCCTGTCGCTGCTGTTCCCGTTCCAGATGCCCATGTTTGCCGACACCTTTGGTGTCATCAACAGCGTCCTGGGCACCAGTCTCCCGACTGACCTGGCACCGCACGAAGAGATGCAATATGCCAACATCTGGCACTCGATTGTGGCGTTCGTGATGATGCTGGCCATCATCGCCCACATCTATATCGGCTCGGTCGGCATGGAAGGTGCGTTCGATGCCATGGGTAACGGTCAGGTTGATCTGGAGTGGGCCCGCCAGCACCAC
- the fdh3B gene encoding formate dehydrogenase FDH3 subunit beta codes for MALEGQARAKFLCDAERCIECNACVTACKNEHEVPWGINRRRVVTIEDGTPGERSISVACMHCSDAPCMAVCPVDCFYQTEDGIVLHSKDLCIGCGYCFYACPFGAPQFPQAGNFGSRGKMDKCTFCAGGPEEDNSTAEFSKYGRNRIAEGKLPLCAEMCSTKALLAGDGNEVADIYRQRVVNRGFGSGAWGWGTAYEKKGA; via the coding sequence ATGGCACTTGAAGGACAAGCAAGAGCAAAATTCCTTTGCGACGCCGAGCGCTGCATCGAATGTAATGCCTGCGTAACGGCCTGTAAGAATGAGCATGAAGTCCCCTGGGGCATCAACCGTCGACGCGTGGTGACCATCGAAGATGGTACGCCCGGTGAGCGTTCGATCTCGGTAGCCTGCATGCACTGTTCAGACGCGCCTTGCATGGCCGTCTGTCCGGTGGACTGCTTCTACCAGACCGAAGACGGGATCGTATTGCACTCCAAGGATCTGTGTATCGGTTGTGGCTATTGCTTCTACGCATGCCCCTTCGGCGCGCCCCAGTTCCCGCAAGCGGGTAACTTTGGCAGCCGGGGCAAGATGGACAAGTGCACGTTCTGTGCAGGCGGTCCGGAAGAAGACAACTCCACAGCCGAATTCTCCAAGTACGGCCGCAACCGTATTGCAGAGGGCAAATTGCCACTCTGTGCGGAAATGTGCTCAACCAAAGCCCTGTTGGCCGGTGACGGCAACGAGGTGGCGGACATCTATCGCCAGCGTGTGGTGAACCGTGGTTTCGGTTCAGGCGCCTGGGGATGGGGCACAGCCTACGAGAAGAAGGGTGCATAA
- a CDS encoding formate dehydrogenase subunit alpha, with protein MLRKKTNGVAKGPRAGSLLSSLAAKTLDRRQFLTTSGVAVGGLAALSLTSGRVEAATPSTEGGDVVVRKSVCTHCSVGCTVEAEVQNGVWTGQEPGWDSPFNLGAHCAKGASVREHAHGERRLKSPMKMVNGQWQKISWDTAINEIGDKMLQIREESGPDSVYWLGSAKFNNEQAYLFRKFAAYWGTNNVDHQARICHSTTVAGVANTWGYGAMTNSYNDIHNSKAIFIIGGNPAEAHPVSLLHVLKAKEENNAPLIVCDPRFTRTAAHADEYVRFRPGSDVALVWGILWHIFENGWEDKEFIRTRVYGMDDIREEVKRWNPEEVERVTGAPGAQLERVARTLANNRPGTVIWCMGGTQHTNGNNNTRAYCVLQLALGNMGVAGGGTNIFRGHDNVQGATDLGVLADTLPGYYGLAAGSWAHWARVWEEDLDYLKGRFAVWDKNGKSRAMMNEKGIPVSRWIDGVLEAKENLEQPDNTRAMVLWGHAPNSQTRMTEMKEAMEKLDLLVVVDPFPTVSAVLHDRKEGAYLLPTTTQFETYGSVTASNRSLQWREKVVEPLFDSKVDHEIMKLFADKFGFTDRMFRNIAIDGDEPSIEDITREFNRGMWTIGYTGQSPERLKKHMKYQHHFDKTTLRAVGGPCDGDFYGLPWPCWGTAEMNHPGTANLYDMSLPVSEGGLTFRARFGVEHNGQNILADGVYSKNSEIKDGYPEFTMQMLMDLGWDGDLTAEERASIDAVAGPETNWKTDLSGGIQRVAIKHECAPFGNAKARAIVWNFPDPVPLHREPLYTNRRDLVQDYPTYEDKTFWRVPTLYESIQKKDFSKEFPMILTSGRLVEYEGGGDETRSNPWLAELQQEMFIEVNPRDANNLNIRDGHDVWVHGPEGAKIKVKAMVTERVGEGVAFMPFHFGGHYQGKDLRDKYPKGADPIVLGESSNTVQTYGYDSVTQMQETKATLCAIEPA; from the coding sequence ATGTTAAGGAAGAAGACCAACGGGGTAGCGAAAGGCCCCCGTGCAGGCTCTTTGCTTTCGTCTCTCGCTGCCAAGACTCTGGATCGTCGTCAGTTCCTGACAACCTCCGGTGTCGCAGTGGGTGGTTTGGCGGCACTGTCGCTGACGTCGGGACGGGTTGAAGCTGCGACCCCCTCGACCGAGGGTGGCGACGTCGTCGTCAGGAAATCGGTATGTACGCACTGCTCGGTCGGCTGCACCGTTGAAGCCGAAGTCCAGAATGGCGTATGGACCGGTCAGGAACCCGGCTGGGACAGCCCCTTCAATTTGGGCGCGCACTGTGCCAAAGGCGCCTCGGTCCGTGAACACGCCCATGGCGAACGTCGCCTCAAATCCCCCATGAAAATGGTCAACGGCCAGTGGCAGAAGATTTCCTGGGATACGGCCATTAACGAAATCGGCGACAAGATGCTGCAAATCCGCGAGGAAAGCGGCCCCGATTCGGTCTACTGGCTGGGAAGCGCCAAGTTCAACAACGAACAGGCGTATCTGTTCCGCAAGTTCGCTGCCTACTGGGGTACCAACAACGTCGACCACCAGGCCCGGATCTGTCACTCGACAACCGTTGCCGGCGTAGCCAACACCTGGGGCTACGGCGCAATGACCAACTCCTACAACGACATCCACAATTCCAAGGCGATCTTCATTATCGGGGGCAACCCCGCCGAAGCACACCCGGTGTCGTTGCTACACGTGCTGAAGGCCAAGGAAGAGAATAACGCGCCACTGATCGTTTGCGACCCGCGCTTCACCCGTACGGCGGCCCATGCCGATGAGTATGTACGCTTCCGCCCTGGCTCAGACGTTGCGCTGGTGTGGGGCATTCTCTGGCACATCTTCGAGAATGGCTGGGAAGATAAAGAGTTCATCCGCACCCGCGTATACGGTATGGACGATATTCGCGAAGAAGTTAAGCGCTGGAATCCTGAAGAAGTCGAGCGTGTAACCGGCGCCCCGGGAGCACAGCTTGAGCGCGTTGCCCGCACCCTGGCCAACAATCGTCCTGGCACCGTCATCTGGTGTATGGGTGGTACCCAGCACACCAACGGCAACAACAATACCCGCGCCTACTGCGTACTGCAGCTGGCCCTGGGCAACATGGGCGTTGCCGGTGGCGGCACCAACATCTTCCGGGGCCACGACAACGTTCAGGGCGCCACCGACCTGGGTGTACTGGCAGATACACTGCCCGGCTACTACGGCCTCGCCGCAGGCTCTTGGGCTCATTGGGCACGGGTCTGGGAAGAGGATCTGGACTACCTGAAAGGCCGCTTTGCCGTGTGGGACAAGAACGGCAAATCCAGGGCCATGATGAATGAGAAGGGCATTCCCGTATCCCGTTGGATCGACGGTGTTCTGGAAGCCAAGGAAAACCTGGAGCAGCCGGACAACACCCGGGCTATGGTGCTGTGGGGCCACGCGCCCAACTCCCAGACCCGGATGACGGAAATGAAGGAAGCGATGGAAAAGCTCGACCTGCTGGTCGTCGTCGATCCTTTCCCCACCGTTTCCGCGGTGCTGCACGATCGCAAAGAGGGCGCGTATCTGCTGCCAACCACGACCCAGTTCGAGACCTACGGCTCGGTAACCGCGTCGAACCGGTCTCTGCAGTGGCGGGAAAAAGTGGTAGAGCCATTGTTCGACTCCAAGGTCGATCATGAAATCATGAAACTGTTTGCGGACAAGTTCGGCTTCACCGATCGCATGTTCCGCAATATCGCCATTGATGGCGATGAGCCGTCGATTGAGGACATCACCCGCGAATTCAACCGCGGCATGTGGACCATCGGCTATACCGGCCAGTCCCCGGAGCGCCTCAAGAAGCACATGAAGTACCAGCACCACTTCGACAAAACCACGCTGCGGGCAGTCGGTGGCCCCTGTGATGGTGATTTCTACGGCCTGCCTTGGCCGTGCTGGGGCACCGCCGAAATGAACCACCCGGGTACTGCCAACCTGTACGACATGTCGCTGCCGGTCTCCGAAGGCGGGCTGACGTTCCGTGCGCGGTTTGGTGTTGAGCACAACGGCCAGAACATTCTGGCAGACGGTGTTTACTCCAAGAACTCGGAGATCAAGGACGGCTACCCGGAGTTCACCATGCAGATGCTGATGGACCTGGGTTGGGATGGCGATCTGACTGCTGAAGAGCGGGCCAGCATTGACGCAGTGGCGGGCCCGGAAACCAACTGGAAGACCGATCTGTCCGGTGGCATCCAGCGTGTGGCAATCAAGCACGAGTGCGCACCCTTCGGTAATGCCAAGGCCCGCGCCATTGTCTGGAACTTCCCGGATCCGGTACCGCTGCATCGCGAACCGCTGTACACCAACCGCCGGGATCTGGTGCAGGACTACCCGACCTACGAAGACAAGACCTTCTGGCGGGTGCCGACTCTATACGAGTCAATCCAGAAGAAGGACTTCAGCAAGGAGTTCCCGATGATCCTCACCTCCGGTCGCCTGGTCGAGTATGAGGGCGGTGGCGATGAGACTCGCTCGAACCCCTGGCTGGCCGAACTCCAACAGGAGATGTTCATCGAGGTGAACCCGCGCGATGCCAACAACCTGAATATCCGTGACGGTCACGACGTCTGGGTTCATGGTCCTGAGGGCGCGAAAATCAAGGTCAAGGCCATGGTGACGGAGCGTGTGGGTGAAGGCGTTGCCTTTATGCCCTTCCACTTCGGCGGGCACTACCAGGGCAAGGACCTGCGGGACAAGTATCCCAAGGGCGCCGACCCCATCGTTCTGGGCGAATCCAGCAACACGGTTCAAACATACGGGTATGACTCGGTCACGCAGATGCAAGAGACCAAAGCAACCCTGTGTGCGATCGAGCCAGCATAA
- a CDS encoding twin-arginine translocation signal domain-containing protein yields MDNPKRENSRRRFLKMAAAAAPAAVAMTVAPNAAAEVVRTDAPKSRGLRDTEHTRKYFESARF; encoded by the coding sequence ATGGACAACCCGAAGCGTGAAAACAGCCGTCGCCGTTTCCTGAAAATGGCCGCTGCCGCAGCTCCGGCTGCTGTGGCAATGACGGTTGCACCGAACGCCGCAGCGGAGGTCGTCAGAACAGACGCGCCCAAAAGCCGCGGTTTACGGGATACCGAACATACACGTAAGTATTTCGAATCGGCTCGCTTTTGA
- a CDS encoding molecular chaperone TorD family protein, whose translation MSNTAEIQCPRSVSEEDRARAQIYQLLGVLLADPPSGELLKGLASLQGDETPLGSACKNLAALAERTNPYDAEREFNNLFVGLGRGELLPYASYYLTGFLNEKPLAELRTDLRSRGIKARSEVKEPEDHIGTLCEIMAGIITGEFPCDNGLQSQKAFFDAHLAKWAALFFTDLEEAQSAVFYAPVGSLGRAFMAVEAEAFAIQ comes from the coding sequence TTGAGTAACACTGCGGAAATCCAGTGCCCGCGTTCGGTTTCGGAAGAGGATCGTGCGAGGGCCCAAATCTATCAACTGCTGGGCGTTCTGCTTGCAGACCCACCCTCGGGTGAATTGTTAAAGGGGTTGGCGTCACTGCAGGGCGATGAAACGCCCCTGGGTTCGGCCTGCAAAAATTTGGCCGCCCTTGCCGAACGAACCAATCCCTACGATGCCGAGCGAGAGTTCAACAACCTGTTTGTTGGCCTCGGCCGTGGCGAGCTGCTCCCCTACGCAAGTTATTACCTCACCGGCTTTCTGAACGAGAAGCCCCTGGCGGAGCTGCGAACGGACCTCAGGTCCCGGGGCATCAAAGCCCGCAGTGAGGTGAAAGAGCCCGAAGACCATATCGGCACCCTGTGTGAAATCATGGCGGGCATCATTACCGGCGAATTTCCCTGCGATAACGGGCTGCAGTCGCAGAAAGCCTTTTTTGACGCTCATCTGGCGAAGTGGGCAGCACTGTTTTTTACCGATTTGGAAGAAGCGCAAAGCGCCGTCTTTTACGCGCCGGTTGGCTCGCTTGGGCGAGCCTTCATGGCGGTGGAAGCCGAAGCCTTTGCGATTCAGTAA
- a CDS encoding DUF3306 domain-containing protein: MAESRLQRWARKKAEADKQAEQSPPPVTEPEPTPEEQELVINEALPEHELLEKYGLPNPETIEPGTDITGFMRKEIPEFLRRKALRGLWKSNPVLAVLDGLNDYDEDYTLASTAGQTVTSLYKVGEGLVDKAKKAADVVEDQSSEQVRISSAESDSTIAEDPEPDDTLELDDEATPTELPEQQFAEKETSQSEEAPEPRFRPRMRFDY, translated from the coding sequence ATGGCCGAGTCACGTCTTCAGCGCTGGGCGCGCAAAAAAGCCGAAGCCGACAAGCAGGCAGAACAATCCCCCCCTCCGGTTACCGAGCCCGAACCGACCCCGGAGGAGCAGGAGCTTGTGATCAACGAAGCATTGCCCGAACACGAGTTGCTCGAAAAATACGGCCTTCCCAACCCGGAAACCATCGAACCAGGCACCGACATCACCGGATTCATGCGCAAGGAAATTCCGGAGTTCCTTCGCCGGAAGGCTTTGCGGGGGCTCTGGAAATCCAACCCGGTGCTTGCGGTTCTGGACGGACTTAATGATTACGACGAGGATTACACCCTGGCCTCGACAGCCGGCCAGACCGTGACATCGTTGTACAAAGTTGGCGAGGGCCTTGTCGACAAAGCCAAAAAAGCCGCTGACGTCGTGGAAGACCAGTCCAGCGAGCAGGTGCGGATTTCCTCGGCTGAGTCTGATTCGACGATCGCCGAGGATCCGGAGCCCGATGACACCCTTGAGCTTGATGACGAGGCAACGCCGACGGAACTTCCCGAGCAACAATTTGCCGAAAAAGAAACCAGCCAGTCGGAAGAGGCGCCGGAACCACGATTCCGCCCTCGGATGCGTTTTGACTATTAG
- a CDS encoding DUF3305 domain-containing protein produces MSSRTDQWKRELKVGAVVRRSPGVTRWAKDIWKPVAVIPGAPEAFWKEMVREGEVVDYHAGTVTMELFRADVEGYLVSLNMAVPSVWIIMDKDVTRQSPSGWVVSTVTASAHEALDSLDSGESIVEAVPIPESLAAWIKEFIDMHYIEEPFKKRRRDEVRVDRVEDAKGDPRIRQESDVFRAPANIKKPRIQ; encoded by the coding sequence ATGAGTAGTCGTACAGATCAATGGAAACGCGAATTGAAGGTGGGCGCCGTCGTTCGCCGGTCTCCGGGCGTTACCCGTTGGGCAAAGGATATCTGGAAGCCCGTTGCGGTCATACCGGGGGCACCTGAAGCGTTCTGGAAAGAGATGGTCCGCGAAGGCGAGGTGGTCGATTACCACGCAGGCACCGTAACAATGGAACTGTTTCGGGCTGATGTGGAGGGCTACCTGGTCTCCCTTAACATGGCCGTGCCTTCTGTCTGGATCATTATGGACAAAGATGTAACGCGCCAGTCGCCATCCGGGTGGGTTGTCAGCACCGTAACAGCCAGTGCCCACGAAGCACTGGACTCCCTTGATAGTGGCGAAAGCATTGTCGAGGCGGTTCCCATTCCCGAATCCCTGGCGGCCTGGATCAAAGAGTTCATCGACATGCACTACATCGAGGAGCCATTCAAAAAGCGCCGTCGCGACGAGGTCCGCGTCGATCGCGTTGAGGATGCCAAAGGCGACCCGCGTATACGTCAGGAAAGCGACGTTTTCCGTGCTCCTGCGAACATCAAAAAGCCGAGAATTCAGTAA
- a CDS encoding 4Fe-4S binding protein: MTAYKTLLLCSCDKSQTFDSEALRKAAAAEQVVAVDQLCGTEMSVAAEHLGASNDVLIACGQQAALFERLAEDIYAEIQHSAPLHTIDIRDRAGWSSPDAKPERLHAKQAALIAAAQLPAPMAPAKTIQSSGVCCIVGPTEQAIRMAELVQDELGVTCIVNDAGPIQLPSAAYDVAKGQLTGAYGALGNFKLEFAHLQTLHPAGRGELGYEAAKPTARSECDVFIDLRGGAPAFPSHEKRNGYFWADPKKTGELERIALTARDMVGEFEKTVYFRLEESLCAHSRANKPGCTRCLDVCPTEAIFSAGDHIQIDSDICAGCGSCAAVCPTSAVTMNETPFEALTKAVEVMAKVYREHTHESPRLVFHTLGAGTEAIANLARYDDGLADDLIPMGLEHVDRIGHAEIMAAFGAGYAEVLILADNEIDRRALTAEVELAQAMLKGTHNSPSRVRVISAIELCNAGDNTGRVSEPVLLVGGRRDITRVTVAAMSDKIEEPIPLPVGAPYGAIEIDSDKCTLCLACVSLCPTGALGDHPDRPEVQFTENACVQCGICDSTCPETAITLKPQLDVSKTALSARALHGEEPFECIKCGKPFGVASTINRIVEKLENQHWMYKNSDNVQLIKMCDDCRVKAQFHGDTAPMAGGERPRVRTSDDYLDS, translated from the coding sequence ATGACGGCATACAAGACCTTACTATTATGCAGCTGCGATAAATCACAGACCTTCGATTCAGAGGCCTTGCGCAAAGCCGCGGCCGCTGAGCAGGTGGTCGCGGTTGATCAACTGTGCGGCACGGAAATGAGTGTTGCCGCCGAGCACCTGGGCGCCAGCAATGACGTGCTCATCGCCTGTGGCCAGCAGGCGGCTCTGTTCGAGCGCCTCGCCGAGGACATCTACGCCGAGATCCAGCACTCTGCACCGCTGCATACTATCGATATCCGGGATCGCGCCGGCTGGAGTTCGCCCGACGCGAAGCCCGAGCGATTGCACGCCAAACAGGCAGCCCTGATTGCCGCCGCCCAGCTGCCAGCGCCTATGGCGCCGGCAAAGACCATCCAGTCCAGCGGTGTGTGCTGTATCGTCGGTCCGACTGAACAGGCGATAAGGATGGCGGAGCTCGTGCAGGACGAGCTGGGTGTGACCTGCATTGTTAACGATGCCGGCCCCATTCAGCTGCCATCCGCCGCTTACGACGTGGCCAAAGGTCAGCTGACGGGTGCCTACGGCGCACTTGGCAATTTCAAGCTGGAATTTGCCCACCTGCAAACCCTGCATCCGGCCGGGCGCGGTGAACTGGGTTATGAGGCAGCAAAGCCCACCGCCCGCAGTGAGTGCGATGTGTTTATCGACCTTCGTGGCGGCGCTCCGGCATTTCCCAGCCACGAAAAACGCAACGGTTATTTCTGGGCCGACCCGAAGAAGACCGGCGAGCTGGAGCGCATTGCCCTGACTGCCCGGGACATGGTGGGTGAATTCGAGAAAACCGTGTATTTCCGGTTGGAAGAATCCCTGTGTGCGCACTCCCGAGCCAATAAGCCCGGTTGTACCCGTTGCCTGGATGTCTGTCCCACCGAGGCTATTTTTTCCGCCGGGGACCACATCCAGATTGATTCGGATATTTGCGCCGGCTGCGGCTCCTGCGCCGCCGTCTGTCCCACCTCGGCGGTGACCATGAACGAAACTCCGTTCGAGGCGCTGACCAAGGCTGTGGAAGTGATGGCCAAGGTCTATCGGGAGCATACCCACGAATCGCCACGACTGGTTTTTCACACTCTGGGCGCTGGAACCGAAGCCATTGCCAACCTGGCTCGTTACGACGATGGGTTGGCAGATGATCTGATTCCGATGGGGCTGGAGCATGTCGACCGGATTGGTCATGCTGAAATCATGGCGGCGTTCGGGGCAGGTTACGCGGAGGTTCTGATCTTGGCGGACAACGAAATAGACCGTCGGGCGCTGACTGCGGAAGTGGAACTGGCCCAGGCCATGCTCAAAGGCACCCATAACTCGCCAAGCCGGGTTCGGGTGATTTCCGCCATTGAACTCTGCAATGCCGGTGACAACACCGGCCGCGTGAGCGAGCCGGTCTTGCTGGTGGGCGGTCGCCGGGACATCACCCGAGTGACGGTTGCCGCCATGTCGGACAAGATCGAAGAGCCGATTCCACTACCTGTGGGCGCACCCTACGGCGCGATCGAAATCGATTCCGATAAATGCACGCTCTGCCTGGCCTGCGTATCACTTTGCCCGACCGGTGCACTTGGCGATCACCCGGACCGACCGGAAGTCCAGTTCACGGAAAACGCCTGCGTCCAGTGCGGCATCTGCGACAGCACTTGCCCGGAGACGGCCATTACCCTGAAGCCGCAACTGGATGTCTCCAAGACGGCACTGAGTGCCCGGGCATTGCACGGTGAAGAGCCGTTCGAGTGCATAAAGTGTGGGAAGCCGTTTGGCGTGGCCAGTACCATCAACCGGATCGTCGAGAAACTGGAAAACCAGCACTGGATGTACAAGAACTCTGATAACGTGCAGCTCATCAAGATGTGTGACGACTGTCGGGTCAAGGCCCAGTTCCATGGCGACACCGCACCCATGGCGGGCGGTGAACGCCCCCGGGTTCGCACCAGTGATGATTATCTGGACAGTTAA
- a CDS encoding Mrp/NBP35 family ATP-binding protein, with translation MVEYHEVGKKPNLIGTDAPRPQDKNPRGVDRIIAIASGKGGVGKSTVSSNLAVALASKGLKVGLLDADVYGPSQPRMLGVSGRPSSPDGSTILPLRNHGVTLMSLGLMAPDDEAIVWRGPMLMGALQQMMNQVEWGRLDVLLVDLPPGTGDVQMTLSQKFFVAGAVVVSTPQDIALMDARKGIDMFKRMDVPLFGLIENMASFICDGCGKEHHPFGHGGARAEAEKLGAPFLGEIPLDLDIRVGSDGGVPIVVSKPDSPQAQAFQRIADEIVASDVYARAIQ, from the coding sequence ATGGTTGAGTACCACGAAGTAGGAAAAAAGCCGAATCTGATCGGAACTGACGCTCCCCGGCCTCAGGATAAAAACCCCAGAGGGGTTGACCGGATCATTGCCATCGCCTCGGGCAAGGGTGGCGTTGGCAAATCCACCGTATCGTCCAACCTGGCCGTTGCTCTGGCCTCGAAAGGTCTCAAGGTCGGCCTGCTGGATGCGGATGTCTATGGCCCGAGCCAGCCCCGTATGCTGGGGGTTTCCGGGCGACCTTCCAGCCCGGATGGCAGCACCATTCTGCCTTTGAGAAACCACGGGGTAACGCTGATGTCCCTGGGCCTGATGGCCCCTGATGATGAAGCCATCGTCTGGCGCGGGCCGATGTTGATGGGCGCCCTGCAGCAGATGATGAATCAGGTGGAGTGGGGCCGGCTGGACGTACTGCTGGTGGATCTGCCGCCCGGCACCGGTGACGTCCAGATGACCCTGAGCCAGAAATTCTTCGTGGCCGGTGCGGTCGTGGTCTCGACGCCCCAGGACATCGCCCTGATGGATGCCCGCAAGGGGATCGATATGTTCAAGCGGATGGACGTGCCGCTGTTTGGGCTGATCGAAAACATGGCCTCGTTTATCTGTGATGGTTGCGGTAAAGAGCACCATCCCTTCGGACACGGCGGTGCGCGAGCGGAGGCAGAGAAACTGGGTGCGCCTTTCCTGGGAGAGATTCCGCTGGATCTCGATATCCGGGTCGGTTCCGACGGCGGTGTCCCGATTGTGGTGTCGAAGCCGGACAGCCCCCAGGCGCAGGCTTTCCAGCGCATTGCTGATGAAATTGTCGCCTCTGACGTCTACGCCCGGGCTATCCAATGA
- a CDS encoding biotin/lipoate--protein ligase family protein has product MIESPQLPPLLTGEVVPRHTDPFDKAVSRAIAGVDSGTVFYSEQGDTLRAALVLAPETPLEEAIQAVYVAQIGLAESLGALAPPEVPVHFQWPDRIKVNGALCGSVRFAADVSDPKAYPNWLVIGIEVPFIPMTDEPGENPNETCLYEEGCVEITPMALLESWSKHTLLWLTYFMDSGFERVHNEWRPRCDTLGKMIDYPRPGLFVGLDEKGRMLLREGVMTETVSLIEFSERV; this is encoded by the coding sequence ATGATCGAGTCACCCCAGCTCCCGCCGTTACTGACCGGAGAAGTGGTACCCAGGCACACCGATCCTTTTGACAAGGCTGTCAGCCGGGCCATCGCGGGTGTCGATTCCGGCACGGTGTTCTACTCCGAGCAAGGCGACACCCTGCGCGCGGCCCTCGTTCTGGCGCCGGAAACACCCCTCGAAGAGGCGATTCAGGCGGTCTATGTCGCCCAGATAGGCCTGGCCGAGAGTCTAGGTGCACTGGCCCCGCCTGAAGTCCCTGTGCACTTTCAATGGCCCGACCGCATCAAGGTCAATGGTGCCCTCTGCGGAAGCGTTCGTTTCGCTGCGGATGTTTCGGACCCGAAGGCGTATCCCAATTGGCTAGTCATTGGCATTGAGGTGCCCTTTATCCCGATGACTGACGAGCCGGGAGAGAATCCGAACGAAACCTGTCTGTACGAGGAAGGCTGCGTCGAGATTACTCCCATGGCGCTGCTGGAAAGTTGGTCCAAACACACCCTGTTGTGGCTGACCTATTTCATGGACAGCGGCTTCGAGCGTGTCCACAACGAGTGGCGGCCACGCTGTGACACTCTGGGTAAAATGATCGATTATCCGAGGCCCGGACTCTTTGTCGGGCTGGACGAGAAAGGCCGGATGTTGTTGCGTGAGGGTGTCATGACCGAGACAGTGAGCCTGATTGAATTTTCGGAGCGCGTATGA
- a CDS encoding DUF6505 family protein, whose protein sequence is MKLARTLQLDISDENVFEKPAPSGEWAISGGFEFSNWTEADLKGKARQAFSNGWYSIESGGRASFVGVCNITEPELEQLRRTLAQTFVDRYGAPDIDAAYPVACEEIDQMRSMCEDFEDNTLLMVSRRLTDLGVEETYRSRAPQDASLEAFAVHGSYE, encoded by the coding sequence ATGAAACTGGCACGAACCCTTCAGTTGGACATTTCTGACGAGAACGTTTTTGAAAAGCCTGCGCCCAGCGGCGAGTGGGCGATCTCCGGTGGCTTCGAATTTTCCAACTGGACCGAAGCGGATCTGAAGGGCAAGGCCCGCCAGGCGTTCAGTAACGGTTGGTACAGCATCGAGTCCGGTGGCCGTGCCAGTTTCGTGGGTGTCTGCAACATCACCGAGCCGGAACTGGAGCAGCTTCGCCGGACCCTGGCGCAGACCTTTGTTGACCGATACGGCGCGCCGGATATCGATGCGGCTTACCCGGTGGCCTGCGAAGAAATCGACCAGATGCGCAGCATGTGTGAGGATTTCGAGGACAACACCCTGCTGATGGTCAGCCGCCGGCTGACCGATCTGGGCGTGGAGGAAACCTACCGTTCCCGGGCACCGCAGGATGCGTCACTGGAGGCCTTTGCGGTTCATGGCAGCTACGAGTGA